The Candidatus Neomarinimicrobiota bacterium genome segment CCGCCGTTTACTACTTTCTGCCAGTGAGAGCACCCTCCCTGATTGGCTATCGCTGATCGGGCCGTATCCGGGTTCACAAGACCTGGTCGGGACTTGGTTCAGCGTGATCCCAGCCAGAATCCAGAGAGGGGATCAACACGTTCCCGTCATTCCCGGAAGAAGGCAAACGCCCCCGGATTCGTACCCACGGTAAACTGCGCCAGCAATTGATCACCGGTGGTGAATACATGGATTTGGCCCGGGTTAACAAAGTCCGAAGCGGTGATAAAAATGCGCTCGCCATCACTGCCGGCAGCATATTGATGGGCTACCTCCGAACCTATCGCAGAAGCCTCGTCGAGAGATAGATCAGGCTTTAGAGCCTGGACGCCGGAACCTGTGGCCAGGTAAAGCGTGCCGTTTGCCAGGAAAATGTCCACACCACCGCCAGTGCCCCAATCTGCCTTTTCTACCTGTCCCTGGCCGGGATCGATGCGGGCAATACCGCGATACGAGGTGTAGTTCTCATCATACCATTGGCGGGAGACATAAATCTCACCATTGAAGACAGCCAGCTGTTGGGGACCATTCCCAACGGAATACGTGGCCGTCGGCCCCACCGTGACAGGATCAACTGTGATCACCTGATCGTAGGTGCTCCACCCGGTTTGAAGTGGGACGGCTACGTACAGCACCTCATCGAAAACCAGAATATCCTCCGGCATACCGGGCAGGAGGATGGTGTCAGTAACTGCCAGGGTGGTAAGATTGATGGTTAGCACGGCATTGAGGTACCAGCAGGTGACGTAGCCGGTGGAATCGTGTACGGCCATTTCACGCGGACCGGCCCCGGCCAGGTCTATCCGGCCGACATATTGCAGGGCGGAAGCGGTGCGTTCAATAACCTCAACAGTCCCACTTCCATTCACCACAATATATAAGCGGTCGCCGTCAACAGTGAGGGATTGTCCTG includes the following:
- a CDS encoding YncE family protein, whose amino-acid sequence is GQSLTVDGDRLYIVVNGSGTVEVIERTASALQYVGRIDLAGAGPREMAVHDSTGYVTCWYLNAVLTINLTTLAVTDTILLPGMPEDILVFDEVLYVAVPLQTGWSTYDQVITVDPVTVGPTATYSVGNGPQQLAVFNGEIYVSRQWYDENYTSYRGIARIDPGQGQVEKADWGTGGGVDIFLANGTLYLATGSGVQALKPDLSLDEASAIGSEVAHQYAAGSDGERIFITASDFVNPGQIHVFTTGDQLLAQFTVGTNPGAFAFFRE